The proteins below come from a single Chrysoperla carnea chromosome 1, inChrCarn1.1, whole genome shotgun sequence genomic window:
- the LOC123304045 gene encoding structural maintenance of chromosomes protein 1A has translation MPAFLKHIEVENFKSYRGKLIIGPLKSFNAVIGPNGSGKSNFMDAVSFVMGEKTSSLRVKKFSDLIHGASINKPVSRSCSVTAVFELEDGTEKSFMRTVNYGSSDHKINNQNVSQQAYLNELEKLGINVKAKNFLVFQGAVESIAMKNPKERTALFEEISGSGVLKQEYDRLRLEMLKAEEETQFSYQKKKGISAERKEARLEKEEADKYARLKADLADKQIELQLFRLFHNEREIKELEEELKRKQHEVEKIEKKKEKAEEVLKEKKKEQGKAGRELAKIEQEIREMEAETSKKKPQFIKAKERVSHIQKKLEGAQKTLEKARKANDAHLNDIRKLEEELAKVEAEQAEYEATIAGESESQGRSVQLEDAQVREYHRLKEAAGKQSARYLQQLDSVNREQKADQDRLDNVYRMRTDAENKRSQKEHEKEEMQKRIEKLADHIRTNEQALKEKRKMCLELQSDVGTSKGRVLEIEKQLEEVVEQLGDAKVDKHEDSRRKKKQEIVERFKSNYPGVYDRMISMCQPIHKRYNVAITKVLGKYMEAIVVDTEHTARQCIQYLKEQMLEPETFLPLDYLQTKPLKERLRNIQSPSGVKLLYDVLTFQPQAINRAVLFATNNALVCETPDDANKVAYEMDKYRYDCVALDGTFYQKSGIISGGSLDLARKAKRWDEKHMAQLKAKKEKLSEELRESMKNSRKESELNTLNSQIAGYESRLKYSKADLATTTKEIETVEKELKRLEKEMKEFGPTIAEIERTMQIRDQKIEEIKENMNNVEDVVFASFCEQIGVSNIRQYEERELRTQEQRKQKRLEFEMQINAISSNLEFEKSRDTQNNVSRWERAVHDDEEELESCRKVEAKHRQEIDNDMKNIEKLKSEKVARKQEYDRMEEEVGKARREVGTIAKDIQAVQKQLTSIETKIESKKSARHNILKQCKMDDIAIPMEQGNMEDIALETPANSENSTNNSTIGSSNNSSRQFPRENRVIKIDYRHLSLSLRDLEDPDDVKKKENSLNKSIKSLQDTVTNIQAPNMKAIQKLEQASGKLQSTNEELENARKKAKKAKIAFEKVQKERHDKFMTCFEYVANEIDTIYKSLTKNQSAQAMIVPENPEEPFLDGINYNCVAPGKRFQPMQNLSGGEKTVAALALLFAIHSFQPAPFFVLDEIDAALDNTNIGKVASYIREKTANLQTIVISLKEEFYSHADSLFGIVPDQGECLISNCLTIDLNQFPAN, from the exons atgcctgcatttttaaaacatatcgaAGTTGAAAACTTCAAGTCATATCGAGGCAAACTGATAATTGGACCTTTGAAATCTTTTAACGCAGTAATTGGTCCAAATGGGTCag gtaaatcaaattttatggaCGCCGTAAGTTTTGTTATGGGCGAAAAAACATCAAGCCTTCGagttaaaaagttttcagaTCTAATTCATGGGGCATCCATCAATAAACCAGTTTCTAGAAG ttGCTCAGTAACTGCTGTATTTGAGCTTGAAGATGGCAccgaaaaaagttttatgagAACCGTCAATTATGGTTCATCagatcataaaattaataatcagaACGTATCCCAGCAagcatatttaaatgaattagaaaagttaGGAATTAACGTAAAAGCAAAGAATTTTTTGGTATTTCAAGGAGCAGTTGAATCAATAGCTATGAAAAATCCAAAAGAACGAACGGCTTTATTCGAAGAAATTAGCGG ATCTGGAGTTTTAAAGCAAGAATATGATCGCCTTCGATTAGAAATGTTAAAAGCTGAAGAAGAAACACAATTCTCGTATCAAAAGAAAAAAGGTATATCAGCTGAACGAAAAGAAGCCAGATTAGAGAAAGAAGAAGCTGATAAATATGCTCGATTAAAAGCGGATTTG gcgGATAAGCAAATTGAATTGCAATTATTTCGATTGTTTCATAACGAAAGAGAAATCAAAGAGCTTGAAGAAGAATTAAAACGTAAACAACatgaagttgaaaaaattgagaagaaaaaagaaaaagctgaagaagtattaaaagaaaaaaagaaggaACAAGGTAAAGCTGGACGAGAATTAGCAAAAATTGAACAAGAAATTCGTGAAATGGAAGCGGAAACGTCGAAGAAAAAACCCCAATTTATCAAAGCAAAAGAAAGAGTTtcacatatacaaaaaaaattagaaggAGCGCAAAAAACTTTGGAGAAGGCACGTAAAGCAAATGATGCACATTTGAATGATATTAGAAAGTTGGAGGAAGAACTCGCTAAAGTAGAAGCTGAACAAGCTGAGTATGAAGCAACTATCGCGGGAGAATCTGAAAGCCAAGGGAGAAGTGTTCAGTTAGAAGATGCTCAG GTACGAGAATATCACCGATTGAAAGAAGCTGCTGGAAAACAATCAGCAAGATATTTACAGCAACTGGATTCGGTTAATCGCGAACAGAAAGCTGATCAAGATCGTTTGGATAATGTGTATCGCATGCGTACTGATGCTGAAAATAAACGTAGTCAAAAAGAGCACGAAAAAGAAGAAATGCAAAAACGTATTGAAAAATTAGCTGATCATATTCGAACCAACGAACAAGCAttaaaagagaagcgaaaaaTGTGTTTAGAGCTGCAATCAGACGTTGGTACGTCAAAAGGTCGTGTAttagaaattgaaaaacaattagaAGAAGTTGTTGAACAACTTGGCGATGCAAAAGTTGACAAACATGAAGACTCGcgtcgaaagaaaaaacaagaaattgtaGAACGATTCAAGAGTAATTATCCCGGTGTG TATGATCGCATGATTTCAATGTGTCAACCAATACACAAACGATACAATGTAGCAATTACAAAAGTACTTGGTAAGTACATGGAGGCTATTGTTGTTGACACAGAGCATACAGCACGTCAATGTATCcaatatttaaaagaacagaTGTTAGAACCCGAAACATTTTTACCATTGGATTACCTACAAACAAAACCATTGAAGGAACGTTTAAGAAATATTCAATCACCAAGCGGTGTCAAGTTATTGTATGATGTGTTAACATTTCAACCACAGGCAATTAATCGTGCTGTACTTTTTGCAACGAATAATGCTTTGGTTTGTGAAACACCAGATGATGCAAACAAAGTCGCATACGAAATGGATAAATACCGCTACGATTGCGTTGCTTTAGATGGTACATTTTATCAAAAGTCTGGAATTATTTCGGGTGGTAGCTTGGATTTAGCACGTAAAGCTAAACGTTGGGATGAAAAACATATGGCACAATTGAAAGCTAAAAAGGAGAAACTATCTGAAGAGCTACGTGAATCAATGAAAAATTCTCGAAAAGAATCCGAATTGAATACATTAAATTCACAGATTGCTGGGTATGAATCACGTTTGAAATATTCCAAAGCAGATTTAGCAACCACTACCAAAGAAATAGAAACTGTTGAAAAAGAACTGAAACGATTGGAAAAAGAAATGAAAGAATTTGGTCCAACTATTGCCGAGATTGAACGTACAATGCAAATACGGGaccaaaaaattgaagaaatcaAAGAGAATATGAATAATGTCGAGGATGTtgtattcgctagtttttgtgAACAAATTGGTGTTAGTAACATCAGACAATACGAGGAACGCGAATTACGTACTCAAGAACAAAGGAAACAAAAACGACTTGAATTTGAAATGCAAATTAACGCCATTTCAAGTAatttagaatttgaaaaaagtcgAGATACTCAAA atAATGTTTCACGTTGGGAGCGAGCTGTTCACGATGACGAGGAAGAATTAGAATCCTGTCGTAAAGTAGAAGCAAAACACAGACAAGAAATAGACAACGATatgaaaaatatcgaaaaattaaaatctgagAAAGTAGCACGTAAACAAGAATATGATCGAATGGAGGAAGAAGTTGGTAAAGCACGCCGTGAAGTTGGTACAATTGCTAAAGATATTCAAGCTGTCCAAAAACAACTTACGTCCATCGAAACAAAAAtagaaagcaaaaaaagcgcTCGACATAATATTCTAAAACAGTGCAAG ATGGATGACATAGCCATTCCCATGGAACAAGGTAATATGGAAGATATTGCACTTGAAACACCAGCAAATTCagaaaattcaacaaataattCGACTATTGGCAGTTCAAATAATTCATCACGACAGTTCCCTAGGGAAAATCG agtcattaaaattgattaccgTCATTTATCTTTATCATTACGAGACCTTGAAGATCCTGACGatgtaaagaaaaaagaaaacagtTTAAACAAATCTATTAAAAGTCTTCAAGATACGGTTACAAATATTCAAGCTCCAAATATGAAG GCTATACAAAAACTTGAACAAGCTTCAGGTAAACTACAATCAACAAACGAAGAACTGGAAAATGCTAGAAAAAAAGCAAAGAAAGCTAAAATAGCttttgaaaaagtacaaaaagaaCGACACGATAAATTTATGACTTGCTTTGAATACGTTGCAAATGAAATTGACACCATTTACAAA TCGTTAACTAAAAATCAATCAGCTCAAGCTATGATCGTGCCAGAAAATCCTGAAGAACCATTTTTAGATGGAATAAACTACAATTGTGTAGCACCAGGTAAACGTTTTCAACCAATGCAAAATTTGTCTGGTGGAGAGAAAACCGTAGCTGCGTTAGCCTTATTGTTTGCAATACATAGTTTTCAACCAGCACCATTCTTCGTCCTCGACGA